A window from Plodia interpunctella isolate USDA-ARS_2022_Savannah chromosome 2, ilPloInte3.2, whole genome shotgun sequence encodes these proteins:
- the LOC128677496 gene encoding uncharacterized protein LOC128677496 isoform X2: MDFLHYTLARIGDRPAAAVPGQKTVIITGNSGQPTQYRTYVDPYSTYGTNTMTRGSTVVINVAEDQDPYYATMPQAVPARTMRI, encoded by the exons ATGGATTTTTTgcattat acATTGGCAAGGATTGGTGACAGACCAGCAGCAGCTGTGCCTGGGCAGAAGACTGTAATCATTACAGGCAATTCAG GTCAGCCAACGCAATACAGAACGTATGTAGACCCTTACAGTACCTACGGCACTAACACTATGACAAGAGGATCCACCGTAGTCATAAACGTGGCCG agGACCAAGACCCATACTATGCCACTATGCCGCAAGCTGTGCCCGCTCGTACTATGAGAATCTAA
- the LOC128677489 gene encoding uncharacterized protein LOC128677489 encodes MGYSGVAVVLALASFACAAPSVRDNTLDGGDRIVLVAPVLAPPKDSRTHATDRSRQFPILVLLAPQNPEKVRLEPEPKSLDRNPRPIYVQKLEDQHSAKEGRSNRQKRHLLLKKKILGGGIGGGGIAFGGGFGVIGGGYGGGYEGGYGGHGGGYGGHGGGYENYGHGEGLGKTIVVVKEIGHSSHGGGNYGAGGGYGGGYGGGFGGGFGGGYGGGGGGGYGGGYGGGGGGGYGGSGGYQQPVYQQGGGCHSCGGGYGGSQATATATATATASANSGSYGYGKR; translated from the exons ATGGGATATAGTGGCGTGGCGGTCGTGCTAGCGCTGGCGAGCTTCGCGTGCGCAGCGCCCTCGGTGCGGGACAACACCCTCGATGGGGGGGACAGGATAGTGCTCGTCGCGCCAGTCCTGGCACCCCCAAAGGACTCCAGGACTCATGCGACGGACCGGTCGAGACAGTTCCCGATCCTGGTGTTGTTAGCTCCTCAAAACCCAGAAAAAGTGCGACTGGAACCTGAACCCAAATCCTTGGATAGGAACCCGAGACCTATCTACGTCcag AAATTGGAAGACCAGCATTCCGCTAAAGAAGGGCGAAGTAACCGACAGAAGCGACATCTGttgttgaaaaagaaaattttgggCGGAGGCATAGGCGGTGGCGGGATAGCTTTTGGGGGAGGATTCGGCGTCATTGGCGGCGGCTATGGAGGAGGCTACGAGGGCGGCTATGGTGGACACGGGGGAGGATACGGCGGACATGGGGGAGGTTACGAAAATTATGGACATGGAGAAGGCCTCGGGAAAACTATCGTCGTCGTTAAagaaatag GCCACAGTAGCCACGGCGGAGGTAACTACGGCGCGGGTGGTGGTTACGGGGGTGGCTACGGGGGAGGATTCGGAGGAGGATTCGGAGGTGGATACGGAGGAGGTGGCGGGGGTGGCTACGGTGGCGGCTATGGCGGAG gTGGCGGTGGCGGCTATGGTGGCAGCGGAGGTTATCAACAGCCCGTTTACCAACAGGGAGGGGGCTGTCACTCCTGCGGAGGCGGCTACGGTGGCAGTCAAGCCACCGCGACTGCTACAGCGACGGCTACAGCGTCAGCCAACTCTGGCTCTTACgg atatgGAAAACGCTGA
- the LOC128677496 gene encoding uncharacterized protein LOC128677496 isoform X1, with the protein MNFLCCSLAMLVFVSSVKSLYIQDAQDLPRLQTLARIGDRPAAAVPGQKTVIITGNSGQPTQYRTYVDPYSTYGTNTMTRGSTVVINVAEDQDPYYATMPQAVPARTMRI; encoded by the exons ATGAACTTTCTCTGCTGTTCGTTGGCGATGCTTGTCTTCGTGTCCAGCGTGAAGAGTCTGTACATACAAGATGCGCAAGACCTGCCACGGCTACAG acATTGGCAAGGATTGGTGACAGACCAGCAGCAGCTGTGCCTGGGCAGAAGACTGTAATCATTACAGGCAATTCAG GTCAGCCAACGCAATACAGAACGTATGTAGACCCTTACAGTACCTACGGCACTAACACTATGACAAGAGGATCCACCGTAGTCATAAACGTGGCCG agGACCAAGACCCATACTATGCCACTATGCCGCAAGCTGTGCCCGCTCGTACTATGAGAATCTAA